The window GTGCCTTTTGCGCTCCACCTCCTGCTTCCGAAACAAGAGCGTTCCGGTCATGTCCAGATCCGTGAACGCATCAATGTGGTTTCGGTACCGGTAAAACAGATCGGCAAAGGCATTGGTCTGCGCGGTCATCACGAAATGGCGGGCCGGTTGTCCATCGATATCCGCCACTGCATGCACTTCCAGAGTCGCCCGCGCAGCGGGCACGACACCCCACCGAACCTGGTACTTGAGTACTTCGTCCGGAGGCCAGGGCTGTTCCAAGGTGGTGTTGAGCGTCGAAGAGTCCGAAGAACCACTCGCAAAGGCAAGCATGACCGGGAACACGGCAAGAAGTCCCAGGAAAAGCAGCACGGAGGCGGTTGTGCTTGAAAACCGCATGGATCTTCGCACTGTTAGATGGATTGGCAAACGGCGGGAACGTATTTTCATGACTGTTTCCGGAAACCAAAAATTCGTCCACGAACCAGGGCCGATGAACCGAATCGCTCCCGGATCGTATCTAAGGCCTTGTCCAGGGCCATGTCCAGAGGCTCACCCGCAGGCCCGTTGCGTGTCGGAAAAAGGGGAAGTTGCCGACGGGCTTGAGAAAAATTCGACACGCTCAGGCCGATCAGGCGGACACTGCGCGGCAGGGGTTCCTGGTCAAGCAGGTGCGCGGCGGTTTCAAAAATCACCCGGGTGGAAGCGGTTGGTTCCCGCAGCGTTGTCCCACGAGTTCGCAATGTAAAATCATTGAATTTAATCTTCAAGGTTACGGTTCGTCCCATGTTTCCCTCTCGGCGCAGACGCCGACCGACACGCTCGGCCTGGTCCATAAGCCAGCGCTTCATCTCGGCCCGGTCGTTACTGTCCTCGGCAAAAGTGTTCTCCGCACCTTCGCTTTTGGCCTTGGTTTCCCGAATCACGGGTCGGGGGTCGATCCCCTGGGCTCGTGCATAGAGCAGTTCTCCCCATTTTCCAAAGCGATCCCTCCAGAAGTGTTCCGGGTATCCCATGATGTCGCCCACACGCCGCACACCCACAAGGGCAAGTTTTTCCGTCCCCTGTCGACCAACACCGGGAATTTTGGAAACCGGTAATGCGTCAAGAAATTCCCGGACCTGATCTGTTGTGAGGATGAACAAGCCGTCAGGTTTGTTCTGATCCGAGGCAATCTTGGCCAGAAACTTGACCGGAGCCATGCCCACGGAACAGGTCAAGCCGGTCTCTTGGAGTACAGCCTGCTTCACGGCCAAACCCAGTTGCAGTGGAGAGCCGAAAAGGCGCTCCAGTCCTCCCCCGTCCAGATAGGCCTCATCCACCGAGGCCTGCTCCACGAGAGGGGAAAAGCGCTCCAGTACGGACATGACCCGACGCGACACTTCCGCATACCGGGACATGCGCACCGGGACAAACACTGCAAGCGGGCATAACCGGCGGGCCTGGGCCATGGGCATGGCCGAATGAACCCCGAACTTCCTGGCTTCATAGCTGCAGGCGGACACAACGCCCCTTTCTGATCCGCCGACAATCACAGCCTTGCCCCGAAGTTCAGGGTGGTCACATTGTTCTACCGCGGCAAAAAACGCATCCATGTCTACATGGAGGATCAACCGGGAGGTTAATGCCAGTGCGTCTGGAGAGATGGTCATCATGATCGGGACCATGCTTTGGTTGCACTACAATCGCAAAGCAAAAGCAAATCGCTATGCCACAAAATAAACATCCAGTATATTACTCTCGCCTTCCCGGCGGTACTCCTGAAAAGAACTCATTTCTCTGGCAAGAAGAATACCCAAACCGCCCTGAGTGCGCTCGTCCATGTCCAGGGTGACGTCTGGAAGGGTCTGGGAAAGCGGGTCAAAGGGAGGCCCCTGGTCCGAGAATCGAATCAGAAATCCTCCCTTGTCCGCCTGCGATCCGCACTCCACAGTGACCATTCCAGGGCGATCCGGAGTGTAAGCGTAGGTAAAAATATTCAAAAGCACCTCTTCCAGGACCAAGTCGATTTTGAGCGCCAATGCCGGATTCAGTCCGGTGGATTGGAAATGTTCCAGGACAAAGTGCCGAAGAGGCTCCAGCGATGGGGGGGTTGCCGGCAAAGAGAGGCCGACCAATTCCGCGTCGCTACGTGGCGGCAAGTGCTGCCTCCATGGAATCGTGTACCGGAAAAATGGACGTAAAACCGGAGATGTCAAAAACTTCCCGAACCATGGAGCTCATCCCGCCGAAAACCAGCAAACCACCTTGATTTTTCAGCTTTTTACCTATCCCCAGAATCACCCGCAACCCAGCGCTGCTGATATACTCCAGCCCGGAGAAGTCGATGATCAGCGTAACGTCACCCTGCTCCATCCAACGCAGACACTCCTCTTCAAAGGACGGAGCCGTTATAGTGTCCATGCGCCCTGTCGCCTTGATCGTCACGCCCTGCTGCACCTTCGTGCTTGAAAATTCCATGACGTCAGTCCTCGTGGTGTTTTCGTTTACATGCCCATAAATCGTTGCTTCACGTACCCCTCGGGGATGTCGAAAATTCCAACCGGAGCGTCCTTTTTTCGATGCTCCAGGAGTTCCTCCCGGGTCACCATCGTCGCCCCCATGACGTTGGCCCTGCTGACGGTGAGTACGGCAACCCCTGAAATCTTCTCCATTTCCCGCAAAAGCTCCTCAAAGCCTTGTTGTCCGGCCAGCATGGCGTGTCCAATCTTGTTGTACATGCTCACATCGACATCAATTTCATCTGTGGCGCATATCTCGGAGACCGTCTTGCCCATGGGCATGTTCAAGGTCAGCTTGTAGACCCGACAGGTCCATTCATTGACGGTCTTGGTGGTTCCGGTATCCACAACCTCCGCACGAACCTGCATCATCGCACCCATCATCTGGGACATCATAGCGGCCATATCCTGCCCGCCCTCCTGACCCCCGAACATGCCGGACATGGCTTCGCCCAGGTTCACGGGAACCTCCGTATAGGTTCGTTCTCCATGGTCCAACATGAACATCAACTGCGTGTCTCCATCGAAAATCACCGAAGAATTATCCGAGGAGTTCATTCTGGCCCTGTTGCCACTCAGCCAGATCTCGACGATTTCGTCGCTACCGGATTGACGCTGTCCCATGATTTCGAATGGTTCGCTGACATGCCGCATCTTCAGGAAATTTTCAGCCCATGATGGTAATCCCAGAAACAGCAAGGCCAGCAACACAGCCAAACCGCATATTACACGTTTCATTTTTCACTCCATTGCTCAGGTTAACGGGGAACGTCGCCCGGCTGCGATCCGATCCAACCGGAGAAGGTCACTGTTTTTTTTACGAAGCCCACCGCGAAAAGTCCAGAGACGCTGGTCAAAAACTGCTTACGAAGAATGCCGTTGTTGCCGCATGCCGCTTCCGATATAGACCTTGGCCAAACCTCCCTGAGCCGTCTCGCGATACAGGCTGGGCAGATCATGTCCGGTCAACTGCATGGCCTCCACCACTTGGTCAAAGCTGATCAAGTGCCGGCCATCCGAAAGCAGGGCGAATTCAGCCGCGGCCAAGCCCCGTATTGCGGCAAAAGCATTCCGTTCAATGCATGGAACCTGAACCAAACCGAGAATCGGATCACAGGTCAGTCCGAGATGATGTTCCAGGCCTATTTCTGCTGCATATTCAATCTGATGCGGAGAGCCCCCAAGAAGTTGGGCCGCGCCAGCGGCAGCCATGGCACAGGCCACGCCCACTTCTCCCTGGCACCCGACTTCAGCACCGGAAATTGAGGCGTTGTGTTTGACAACGTTGCCCACCAGGCCGGCTGTGGCCAGAGCACGCAGGATATAGTCCTCCTCCAGGTTGAGTTCGCGCCGTAGATACATCA is drawn from Desulfonatronum thioautotrophicum and contains these coding sequences:
- a CDS encoding ATP-binding protein produces the protein MPPRSDAELVGLSLPATPPSLEPLRHFVLEHFQSTGLNPALALKIDLVLEEVLLNIFTYAYTPDRPGMVTVECGSQADKGGFLIRFSDQGPPFDPLSQTLPDVTLDMDERTQGGLGILLAREMSSFQEYRREGESNILDVYFVA
- a CDS encoding DUF4412 domain-containing protein; the encoded protein is MKRVICGLAVLLALLFLGLPSWAENFLKMRHVSEPFEIMGQRQSGSDEIVEIWLSGNRARMNSSDNSSVIFDGDTQLMFMLDHGERTYTEVPVNLGEAMSGMFGGQEGGQDMAAMMSQMMGAMMQVRAEVVDTGTTKTVNEWTCRVYKLTLNMPMGKTVSEICATDEIDVDVSMYNKIGHAMLAGQQGFEELLREMEKISGVAVLTVSRANVMGATMVTREELLEHRKKDAPVGIFDIPEGYVKQRFMGM
- the dinB gene encoding DNA polymerase IV, producing the protein MVPIMMTISPDALALTSRLILHVDMDAFFAAVEQCDHPELRGKAVIVGGSERGVVSACSYEARKFGVHSAMPMAQARRLCPLAVFVPVRMSRYAEVSRRVMSVLERFSPLVEQASVDEAYLDGGGLERLFGSPLQLGLAVKQAVLQETGLTCSVGMAPVKFLAKIASDQNKPDGLFILTTDQVREFLDALPVSKIPGVGRQGTEKLALVGVRRVGDIMGYPEHFWRDRFGKWGELLYARAQGIDPRPVIRETKAKSEGAENTFAEDSNDRAEMKRWLMDQAERVGRRLRREGNMGRTVTLKIKFNDFTLRTRGTTLREPTASTRVIFETAAHLLDQEPLPRSVRLIGLSVSNFSQARRQLPLFPTRNGPAGEPLDMALDKALDTIRERFGSSALVRGRIFGFRKQS
- a CDS encoding STAS domain-containing protein, whose product is MEFSSTKVQQGVTIKATGRMDTITAPSFEEECLRWMEQGDVTLIIDFSGLEYISSAGLRVILGIGKKLKNQGGLLVFGGMSSMVREVFDISGFTSIFPVHDSMEAALAAT